The window TCGCCAAGCTGGTTGACGGCAACTCCGGCTTCTCGCCGGGGCGCGCCATTGAGGTCGGCAAGCTGCTGGTCGATGAGGGTATCAGCCACTTCGAGGAGCCCTGTCCGTATTGGGAGCTGGAGCAGACCAAGGAGGTCACCGACGCCCTGCCGATCGACGTCACCGGCGGCGAGCAGGACTGCGATCTTGCGACTTGGCGCCACATGATCGCTATGCGCGCGGTCGACATCATCCAGCCGGACATCATGTATCTCGGCGGCATCAACCGGACGCTGCGGGTCGCGGGAATGGCCGAGGCCGCAGGCCTGCCTGTCACGCCCCATTGTGCCAACCTCTCGCTCGTCACCATGTGCACCATGCACCTGCTGCCCGCGCTGCCGAACGCCGGGAAGTACCTCGAGTTCTCGATTGAGGAGCTCGACTACTACCCCTGGCAGAACGATCTCTTCGAAGGCGAACCCTACGCCGTCGCCAACGGCAAGGTGACGGTGCCGGACGCACCGGGCTGGGGCGTTGCGATCAAGCAGAGCTGGCTGGAGAAGGCGGCCTATCAGGTGAGCGACTTCGAGTCCTAGAGCAGAATCAATTTCATCGGGATCATATCCTGCGGGGTTCTTGAGCCCCTCAACAGTGTTCCGTCATGGCCCGGCAATCCATTCCGTGCCGTCTTCGCAAGCGGTGAGATAACGGGATGGATCACCCCATCAAGTGGGGCGATGACGGATTGCGTTGTTGTTCAGGCCGCCTCGGTGTTCAGCTCGCGGACCTGGCGGTCGAAGTTGGAGATGAACCCTTCGAGATCCTGACCGGCGTGGCGCGGAGCCATGTCCTCGGGCGCACCCGTGACCGGCAGACCCGGCAGCGGCTCGACCACGGTATCGTAGTCGGGCACGGCGAAGTAGCCAATCGAGTAACGCTCCAGATGGCGCGGCGGATGCACGCGGTGCATGGTCGAGCGCATGCGGCCGCCCGACCAGCTTTCCATCATGTTGCCGATGTTGACGACGAAGCAGCCGGGCTCCGGCACAACCTCGCGGTAGACGCCGTCGGTGCCCTCCACCTGCAGGCCACCCACGGGGCTCGGCAGCAGCACGGTGATGGCGTTGGTGTCGCGATGCGCGACGCTGGCGTCGGGCGGCGCGTCCTGAAGCTCGGGGCGCGAGTGGTAGTGCAGCAGCGAGATGTTGGTGAGCTGCTTCGTGAACATACGCGTGAAGCGGTCCTCGTCCTGCCCAAGCGCCAGCGCGAAGGCCTTGAGAAGCAGGTTGGAAACCCGGTCGACACCCTGCCAGTAGGCTTGGATGGCGCCGCGGAAGTCCTCGGGTTCGTCGGGCCAGATGTTGGGGGTACAGAGGCCGTGGCTCTCCTCGATCGCGGGATCGCCAGGGGGCAGCTCGACGCCCATGTTGAAGCCTTCGTAGGTCGTCGGCGGGGCCTCCGGGGTGTTCTGACTGAACGGCATGGTGGGGATGTAGCCGCGCAACACGCCTTCGGGGCGAACGAAGCGGCGCTTGGTCTCGTCGGGCATGGCAAAGAACCGTTTGGTCGCCGAACGGGCGTCTGCGATCACGTCGTCGGACACGCCGTGGCCGGTCACGTACAGAAAGCCCATGGTCTCGCAGTTTTGGCCGATCTGGCGCGCCACGTCCTGGCGTACGGCGAGATCGTCCGAATTGAGCGGTGAGATATCGATGATGGGGAGCATAAGCATTGCCTCCTTTCGGTTTGCTCCGCCGTGAATGCGGCGGTAGCAGAGGCCCTGGGAGAACGCCACGTGCCAGCTGGCTCAACCCCAATATCGTGATCTTGACCGGCAAGGTCAAGACGAACCACGCGCGGGAGTTATCAACATCTCCGCGCCGGGCGAGGGGCGCAGCGCCTTTTTCACCTAAATGGCATCGTGATCGGCATGGGCCATCTCTGCGAAGTCGCCTTGGGCACATTGTTCGTCTCGGGCGTGCCGTACGTGATCATCTCGGTGCTGCCCGTGCGCGCGTGGATCATCAACTCCATTCCGAAGGCGCTGAAGATGGCAACCGCCGCCGGTATCGGTCTCTTTCTCGGCGTCATCGCCATGAAAACGCCGGCATCGTGGTCGGGAATCCGGCCACGCTGGTCGGTATCAGCCCGTCACATGACCGCAGGCCCTGAACGTCCGCCGCGCAAACGCGTGCCCGGGTGCTGTCCAGTTTCCCTTGTCGGCGATCCGATCTAGCCTTGATCCATGGTTGCGCAGGTCACCACCGTCGCGCTCTCGGGCGTTGAAGCCGTGCCGGTCGAGGTCCAGGTCTCGCTGGTTCCGGGGCCGTCCCATTTCAATATTGTGGGCCTGCCCGACAAGGCCGTGGGAGAGAGCCGGGAGCGCGTGCGTTCGGCACTGACCGCAATCGGGCTGTCGTTTCCGCCGCGTCGGATCACGGTCAATCTCGCGCCCGCGGATCTCCTCAAGGAGGGCGGCCATTTCGACCTTCCGATCGCTGTCGCCCTGATGGTGGCGCTCGGCGCCGTTCCGGCCGACGCCGCCGAGGACAATGTCGTCCTGGGCGAACTTGCGCTCGACGGGCGGATCAGCCAAGTCGCCGGGGTCCTGCCCACCGCCCTGGCTGCCGGGCGGCTCGGACGCGGGCTGGTCTGTCCTGCCGCCAATGGGGCTGAGGCGGCCTGGGCGGGGGGCGTCCCGGTCGTCGCCCCCGACCATCTCGTCGGCCTGATCAACCATTGGAAAGGCACACAGGTGCTGTCGCCGCCCGAGGCCGAGATCGCTGATGAAGGTCCCGATGCGCCCGATCTCGCCGACATCAAGGGACAGGAAGCGGCCAAGCGCGCACTCGAGATCGCCGCGGCAGGAGGCCACAACCTGCTGATGATCGGGCCACCCGGTGCAGGAAAGTCGATGCTGGCCAAACGGATGCCGGGGATCCTGCCGCCGCTCACACCTGAGGAGGCGCTCGAGGTCAGTCTTGTCGCCTCGGTGGCCGGCAATCTGAAGACGGGCCGAATCAGCCGGCGCCGGCCGTTCCGCGACCCGCACCACAGCGCCAGCATGGCCGCGCTGACCGGCGGGGGTATGCGCGCCAAACCGGGCGAAGTTTCGCTTGCGCACAACGGCGTGCTCTTCCTGGACGAACTGCCGGAGTTTCAGCGCCAGGTGCTCGACGCCCTGCGCCAGCCCGCGGAATCAGGTGAGACCCTGGTGGCTCGGGCCAACCACCACGTCACCTATCCTGCGCGTTTCCAGCTGGTTGCAGCGATGAACCCATGCAA is drawn from Rhodospirillales bacterium and contains these coding sequences:
- a CDS encoding isopenicillin N synthase family oxygenase, translated to MLPIIDISPLNSDDLAVRQDVARQIGQNCETMGFLYVTGHGVSDDVIADARSATKRFFAMPDETKRRFVRPEGVLRGYIPTMPFSQNTPEAPPTTYEGFNMGVELPPGDPAIEESHGLCTPNIWPDEPEDFRGAIQAYWQGVDRVSNLLLKAFALALGQDEDRFTRMFTKQLTNISLLHYHSRPELQDAPPDASVAHRDTNAITVLLPSPVGGLQVEGTDGVYREVVPEPGCFVVNIGNMMESWSGGRMRSTMHRVHPPRHLERYSIGYFAVPDYDTVVEPLPGLPVTGAPEDMAPRHAGQDLEGFISNFDRQVRELNTEAA
- a CDS encoding mandelate racemase/muconate lactonizing enzyme family protein, which encodes MKIAKLETFADPMVAFVRVTTDSGEQGWGQVSTYNADITAQVFHRQVAPHALGTDALDFDDTLDVITEREHKFPGSYLRRAMAGLDTALWDMRGRMEGKPVVELLGGKPGPLRAYASSMKRDITPQEEADRLCALRDEKGFDAFKWRVATECGRDVDHWPGRTEEIVPTVSRALGDGIAKLVDGNSGFSPGRAIEVGKLLVDEGISHFEEPCPYWELEQTKEVTDALPIDVTGGEQDCDLATWRHMIAMRAVDIIQPDIMYLGGINRTLRVAGMAEAAGLPVTPHCANLSLVTMCTMHLLPALPNAGKYLEFSIEELDYYPWQNDLFEGEPYAVANGKVTVPDAPGWGVAIKQSWLEKAAYQVSDFES
- a CDS encoding YifB family Mg chelatase-like AAA ATPase, whose protein sequence is MVAQVTTVALSGVEAVPVEVQVSLVPGPSHFNIVGLPDKAVGESRERVRSALTAIGLSFPPRRITVNLAPADLLKEGGHFDLPIAVALMVALGAVPADAAEDNVVLGELALDGRISQVAGVLPTALAAGRLGRGLVCPAANGAEAAWAGGVPVVAPDHLVGLINHWKGTQVLSPPEAEIADEGPDAPDLADIKGQEAAKRALEIAAAGGHNLLMIGPPGAGKSMLAKRMPGILPPLTPEEALEVSLVASVAGNLKTGRISRRRPFRDPHHSASMAALTGGGMRAKPGEVSLAHNGVLFLDELPEFQRQVLDALRQPAESGETLVARANHHVTYPARFQLVAAMNPCKCGWLSDPGRACSRAPRCAADYQARVSGPMFDRIDLHVEVPEVAAANLVLPPPSEGSAEVARRVAAARALQAERFADHADVRVNARAEGQLLDDVARPDADGQALLQQAAERLKLSARGWHRVQRVARTIADLGGSEHVGRAHIAEALGYRRMVLQQ